Proteins from one Hyperolius riggenbachi isolate aHypRig1 chromosome 2, aHypRig1.pri, whole genome shotgun sequence genomic window:
- the LOC137545714 gene encoding keratin, type II cytoskeletal 7-like, with protein MSFQRKQFSALSAAPQGGYSSVRISQQTRSSGFGGGSGAGYGGGRSFSSASLSNLGSTRKSVAYNVSSGRSGFSGGSAFGAGGGAGFGGGFGGGYGGGFGGAGAVAGPGIQEVTYNQSLLAPLNLEIDPSIQTIRKEEREQIKTLNNKFASFIDKVRFLEQQNKVLETKWELLQNQKSGGKASNVGPLFEAYIANLRRQLDGLVNEKSRLDGEHRNMQDLVEDFKNKYEDEINKRTAAENEFVVLKKDVDGAYMNKVELEAKVDSLTDEINFLRALYEAELRELQAQVSDTSVVLSMDNNRALDLDSIIAEVKAQYEEIAAKSRAEAESVYQNKFQELQATAGRHGDDIRTSKQEISELNRAIQRLQAEIENVKAQRAKLEAQIAEAEERGELALKDARSKLNELEGALQKAKQDMARQLREYQELMNVKLALDIEIATYRKLLEGEESRLAGEGVGAVSVSVVNSSHSSGGGSFGGSSGFGGGYGGGSSFGGGSGFGGGASFGAGSGIGSGVKFGSGSGSSVKSSYSVTTSSSRRF; from the exons ATGTCTTTCCAACGCAAGCAATTCAGCGCCCTCTCTGCTGCCCCCCAGGGTGGTTATAGCTCAGTCAGAATCAGTCAGCAGACCCGTTCCAGTGGTTTCGGTGGTGGCTCTGGTGCTGGCTATGGGGGTGGAAGATCATTCAGCAGTGCCAGCTTGTCCAACCTGGGTTCAACCAGAAAGAGTGTCGCCTATAATGTGTCCAGCGGCAGATCTGGGTTTTCCGGGGGCTCTGCCTTTGGTGCTGGAGGTGGTGCCGGATTTGGCGGTGGTTTCGGAGGTGGTTATGGAGGTGGTTTCGGTGGTGCTGGTGCAGTTGCTGGGCCTGGTATCCAAGAGGTGACCTACAATCAGAGCCTTCTAGCACCCCTTAACCTGGAGATCGACCCTAGCATTCAGACCAtcaggaaggaggagagggaacAGATCAAGACCCTCAACAACAAATTTGCTTCTTTCATTGACAAG GTAAGGTTCCTGGAACAGCAAAACAAGGTTCTGGAGACCAAATGGGAACTTCTGCAGAACCAGAAGTCTGGCGGTAAGGCCAGCAACGTTGGACCCCTGTTCGAGGCTTACATCGCCAATCTGAGGAGGCAGCTGGACGGTCTGGTCAATGAGAAGAGCAGACTTGATGGAGAACACAGAAACATGCAAGATTTGGTTGAGGACTTCAAGAACAA GTATGAGGATGAAATCAACAAGCGTACTGCTGCAGAGAATGAATTTGTGGTGCTGAAGAAG GATGTGGATGGTGCTTACATGAACAAGGTTGAGCTGGAAGCCAAGGTAGACTCTCTGACTGATGAGATCAACTTCCTGAGGGCCCTGTATGAAGCT GAACTGCGTGAACTGCAGGCTCAGGTCTCAGACACCTCAGTCGTCCTGTCTATGGACAACAACAGAGCTTTGGATCTGGACAGCATCATCGCTGAAGTTAAAGCTCAGTATGAAGAAATTGCTGCCAAGAGCCGGGCTGAAGCAGAGTCTGTGTACCAGAATAAA ttccaAGAGCTGCAAGCTACTGCTGGCCGTCATGGTGATGATATccgcaccagcaagcaagagatcTCTGAGCTGAACCGCGCCATTCAGAGGCTGCAGGCTGAGATTGAGAATGTGAAAGCACAG CGTGCTAAGCTGGAGGCACAGATCGCAGAGGCTGAGGAACGTGGAGAACTGGCACTGAAGGATGCCCGGTCTAAATTAAATGAGCTGGAGGGTGCTCTGCAGAAGGCCAAGCAGGACATGGCTCGCCAACTGAGAGAGTACCAGGAACTGATGAATGTCAAACTTGCCCTGGATATTGAAATTGCCACCTACAGGAAGCTGCTGGAAGGAGAGGAGAGCAG GTTGGCCGGTGAAGGTGTTGGAGCTGTCAGTGTGT CTGTTGTGAACTCAAGCCACTCATCTGGCGGTGGAAGCTTTGGTGGCTCCTCTGGCTTCGGCGGTGGATACGGCGGTGGATCCAGCTTCGGTGGTGGATCCGGCTTCGGCGGTGGAGCCAGCTTTGGAGCTGGATCAGGAATCGGCAGCGGTGTGAAGTTTGGCAGTGGAAGCGGATCCAGTGTGAAGTCCTCCTACTCCgtgaccacatctagcagccggaGGTTTTAA